The following are encoded together in the Anopheles nili chromosome 3, idAnoNiliSN_F5_01, whole genome shotgun sequence genome:
- the LOC128723305 gene encoding putative uncharacterized protein DDB_G0289263 translates to MRVTSESNSGPPSRTPSIMDSPTLVRVERARLRQEADSNGQRNGGQREDSLERCLLDPKKSLLIGRIPVAQMTGPIKRGLLWQQRDRLFSRWKERYFILTRDYLNCFKRATGSASEKISDMGQFIFKIKLVDVEKVEWLNRRSYSAIGLLLGAREGRVLLRSDQGLEDWFELLEECTLSSKERRRALRLTQGPRSRASLAAPVSAASLQSNHLGLGGTYSGAIEDWLMSRHQKPAGGPRFNHILLSDSVPDLSSINESGLCSGMLTNHSTPKKVPNARHNLSGGGSSNGYSSHNGSLYNGFPYSPLKKLADNFVNGNHSYTLHDDLEEEVELRRGGRYRENDDLYRRPLGPGGNDSSRHSFLTDLDYAGCDSGLDTPPSTHRPSSCRDNIYFASAYNNHAHGSGFLGKDKTTDTGISSSRGTLVSPASSIRHGYVNVTNLNGNSANNNHLNSYGSRYSVQEQKILRSRNTEDNKNSIRSVRAEFFDQNKYNSTNGGGGGNNNNHINNNGGAHHHHFHHSAQQQQQHHAALHAGSAGSNGNIHQQLHYNGLNNNNNNSNHSSNHNLNNYNHSNSTNNNGNGASPGAGNVTKSPSLAGNGNGTGGQRDRYQQHPALAAIINESQGIKYRDRSYSDCQQAPRARQWTSNTPSPKRIPFLGTPPTRV, encoded by the exons AAGTCTCTTCTAATTGGGCGCATTCCGGTGGCACAAATGACGGGTCCCATCAAAAGAGGACTGCTGTGGCAACAGCGTGACCGGCTTTTCTCGCGTTGGAAGGAGAG ATACTTCATCCTAACACGTGATTATCTCAATTGTTTCAAACGAGCCACCGGATCCGCCTCGGAGAAGATATCCGACATGGGCCAGTTTATATTCAAG ATCAAGCTAGTCGACGTAGAGAAGGTGGAATGGCTGAACCGTCGGTCGTACAGCGCGATAGGCCTGCTTCTCGGTGCGCGAGAAGGACGCGTCCTGTTGCGCAGCGACCAGGGCCTTGAGGATTGGTTCGAACTGCTGGAGGAGTGCACGCTGAGCAGCAAGGAGCGGCGTCGTGCCCTTCGGCTCACGCAAGGACCACGATCGCGCGCCTCCCTTGCGGCACCAGTCTCGGCGGCCTCGCTGCAGAGCAACCACCTCGGGCTAGGCGGCACCTACTCCGGTGCGATCGAGGACTGGCTAATGTCCCGCCACCAGAAACCGGCAGGTGGGCCACGCTTCAACCACATCCTGCTGTCTGACTCCGTGCCCGATCTGAGCTCCATCAACGAGAGCGGCCTATGCAGTGGCATGTTGACGAACCACTCGACCCCGAAAAAGGTCCCAAATGCCCGACACAACCTGTCCGGGGGTGGTTCGAGCAATGGCTACAGCAGCCACAACGGCAGTCTGTACAATGGATTCCCGTACTCACCGCTGAAGAAGCTGGCGGACAACTTTGTGAACGGAAACCACAGCTACACGCTGCACGATGATCTGGAGGAGGAGGTTGAATTGCGCCGTGGAGGACGTTACCGGGAAAATGACGACCTTTACAGACGACCACTCGGCCCGGGTGGCAACGATAGTAGCCGTCATTCGT TCCTGACGGATTTGGATTACGCCGGGTGTGACAGTGGATTGGATACGCCACCATCCACGCACCGACCGTCAAGCTGCCGGGATAACATCTACTTCGCGTCGGCCTACAACAATCACGCCCACGGTTCCGGGTTTCTCGGCAAGGACAAAACCACCGACACGGGCATCAGCTCATCGCGCGGTACGCTCGTTTCACCGGCCAGCAGCATCCGCCATGGGTACGTTAACGTGACGAACCTCAACGGAAACAGCGCCAACAACAACCATCTCAATAGCTACGGTTCTCG CTACAGCGTGCAGGAGCAGAAGATATTGCGTTCGCGCAACACCGAAGACAACAAGAACTCGATCCGCTCGGTGCGGGCGGAATtcttcgatcaaaataaatacaacagcacgaacggtggtggcggtggtaacaacaacaaccacatcaacaacaatggaggcgcccatcatcatcactttCACCATTccgcacagcagcagcagcagcatcatgcAGCGCTGCACGCCGGTTCTGCCGGAAGCAATGGCAACatccaccagcagctgcatTACAACGGcttgaacaacaacaataacaacagcaaccacagCAGCAACCACAATCTCAACAACTAcaaccacagcaacagcacgaACAACAATGGCAACGGTGCGTCACCTGGTGCGGGAAACGTCACCAAAAGCCCGTCCCTGGCGGGCAACGGAAATGGAACCGGTGGGCAGCGGGACCGCTACCAGCAGCATCCGGCCCTGGCTGCCATCATCAACGAGTCGCAGGGAATCAAGTACAGAG ATCGTTCCTACTCCGACTGTCAGCAGGCGCCACGAGCTCGCCAGTGGACCAGCAACACGCCGAGCCCGAAACGCATCCCGTTTCTGGGCACTCCACCGACCCGAGTGTAA